The Raphanus sativus cultivar WK10039 chromosome 2, ASM80110v3, whole genome shotgun sequence DNA segment TGCATATTTCCAATTTCATCAAAAATTTGAGTAAAACTGAAACACAATATATAAACCACTAAAAAAACACAGACCTGCAATGCTCTTTTCTCCTTTTCCAGTTCATGAACCTTTTCCTTGTAACTTCCTGGTATTTGAGCCTTCAAAAGATATATATTACTGTTGAAGTTTATATGCATACTATCTTTAGGAaacacatgaaaaaaaaaaactaaaacaagcGCCCTACCTCCTTTTCTTCAAGTCTCTTGTTCAGTTCCTTTACCTTTTCTTCAAGTCTCTTGTTTAGTTCCTTTAGCTCTAAGTCCAGCTTTTCTTTAGACTCGGCAGTCGTAAGATCAATGGTGGTCTTTTCTTCAACTTCAGCTTCTTCATCAGTCGTGAGATCAATGATGcacttttttttaacttcagCTTCATTATCAGTGAGATCAATAATCTCCACTGGTTTGGTTTGACACTTGTCTTCTTGCTCGCTCTCTGTCTTCTTGAGAGAATCATCCGAAGAAGCAGTGTTATGTTTTTCGAGCACCGAAGGTGGCGAGGAAGAAACATCATCTGGTTGAGAAGTAGAAGGGATTTGAAGCTCAGAGATAGCTTCAAAGACATCCTCATCGTACCGAATCTCATGGTTAGCTTCAAAGACATCCTCATTGTAGTGAAGCTCAGAGATAGGTTCAAAGACATCCTCATTGTACTGAATCTCATGGTTAGCTTCAGAAACATCCTCATTGTAGTGAATCTCAGAGATAGCTTCAAAGACATCGTCGTCATCGTACATAGGCTTGTCATAGACCGGTTTCCTCAGCTCTGAAGGTGATGAGGTGGAGGCAAGAAGATCATCAAACCTAGCTGCTTGGGAAGTCCATGGGATCTTAAGCTCAGAAAAAGCTTGGAACACATCCTCCTTATCATACACATGCTTGTCATAGACCGGCAAAGACTCCGATTTTGATGGTTATGGTGTGAGCTCCTTGACCATAGCATAATAATCAGAGGATGGCGTATGCTTCTGTACCACTGTTTTGTTCTTTGCATCCGAATTTGATGGTGTGAGCTCCTTCACCATAGCATCAAAGCATGGTGTAGACGGCTTCTGCTTCTGTACCACTGCTTTATTCTTAATGTTGCGAGCATAATTTGCATATCTCAGCGTACTCAGTGTCTCTTCAACATCTGTAATAGCTGGACTTACACAAGCTGCATCACACATTAAGTCATTAGAATAAATGCTTGAATAAGAAAATGAtcgttaaaaaaatatttatagatgtgAAAAACCATACCAATCATCACGGTTTTGCTATTGCCTCCAAGAGAATCCTAAGATTGAggtaaaacataataaaaaaccatacaataaatcatttttattttaggacataatacaaaaaagaaagaaaagttaaatACCTGAAGCAAGCGAGTTAACTTGCTAACACGGTAAGGAATGTGACATActcctttctttttctttctctcatttCCTCCTAGTATCTTGATCACATTCCCAAGCGCTAGAAGACTACTGTTGATGTGGCGGCCTTCTTTTAATCGTATCCCGTCAGCTCCTGTTCGGTTGGCACGCTCTGACCCTGCTAAGTCAACTAGACGAAGCTTTGCACACAATGTTTCTTCAGCTGTTGTGATTTTCACAGATATTGTGAAGATAGCATGTGAACGGCTAAATAAACAAAAGgcattattaatatgtattaaGATATTGTGTAAAAAATGGAAAGGAAATTCAGTTTTTAAGTTAATAGATTTTACCTTGATTGTATATTCATGTTTGTGATGCCAGTAGCACGAGTGGAAGAGCCTCGTGCTAGATACGAGCTCATCTCCTCTTTAGTCTTCACTTGTACCTCAGTTACGCCTTGCAAAGTTATCTCTCCACTATTAGTTTCTCTGATTCTAATTGGAGCTCTCGACGGTTTTGAGGCAGCAAGCAAATCGTAAATCTCTTCATTATAAATCTGCATTTACATATGAGTAATTAACAGAGTACAACATGtagctctctctctccctctcatATAAACAGAGACTAAATAGATGATGCTCTTCTAACCTCAAGGAAAGATATTCGTATCTGAGATTTGACTGCCTCCACTCTAGTAAATACATCTTCCATCACTGTTGGTATAATGCCACCACCATCTGCTCCACAGTTAGTGCCCATGGTGTATGATTTACCTGAAGCAGTCTTTAAATAGCAACAAaggccaaaaaaaaacaatgagttTGGTCCAAGAAGATCAAACAAGGagttctagaaaaaaaaaaaaaatctcaaatcaaACCTGTCCGTAAGCAAGAATCGTTGCATTGTACCCTCTGAAGAGATCTTCCACAAGAGGAGCAACACATCGGTGGTAGATCTGTGAAAAAGGTAAGCCACCGTTTCCAAATACTAGATCATACGTAAAAGTATGAGATCCTATGTGAACCTGTttgaaaacacaaaataaaataaaaatgtcaaaTAAAATGAATTCCTTCTACTATTCATCTATCACTAAGACAAATCCCCCCTGAAGAACCAACCCTGTGTTTGTAATATAAATCATATTCCTTTGTGAATGAATACCTGTGGCTCATCAGGTGTGACGGTGATGCAATCGGTGCATCCCTCCGACGTAAGCAAGGGCCGTATGTTGACGGCAACCCTAACTGGTTCGGTGCTCTTCATCTCTTGAGGGATCCAAATTCAGAAAGAAAGTGAAAGTAGAAAGGTAAGAAACAATCTCGAGAACCCTAAATTATGTTCTATCAGCAGAGAGCAGAGATAGAGAGATTTTGACTCACATAGAGCTCAGGCGATTCCCTTGTAGAAGAGATTGCGAGAGAGAAACTTGGTCGAGCAATCGAGATGGAGACGTTAACAGAGCCGATCGATCTAGATGAGGAGCGTCTATGCGCGtacagtgagagagagagagagagatgctgAGGAGTGAACAGTACAAGAAAGGATGAAGATGAACAGGTTTCGAATTCCTTATATTTTTCCCTCTCTTACAAAACCTATGTTTATTTTCAAATTCCTTCTACTTATGTTTACTTCTATTTGATTGACTTTGTCCGAGAACCCGATATAATCGCACGTGTGgtctgaaacaaaagaaacacttGTGTAGCATTGGGTTGTAAGTTCGTGGACAAGCTAAAGGTACAGGCTATAAGGCCCATGATTTTAATCATATGATAATTACTTCAAAAATACAGAacacaatttatattttcttgaaaagacacacaatatatatatttgtcaataaaataaaaaaattacgtGGAACCACTGTATATAAATTTCTGATTTTACATTGtaagaaacaatattttttttttaaatagaccAATCAATTGCATCATATATCGTATAATGTTCGATTGAACTAATCAGATATATTATTCAGAGCCAGAAGTAAACGAAATTTACCAAAAGGGAACGCAAACTTAAAACTAAATCTATCTTTATTCCTAATTTTCTTTGAATCGCTTGTCCTGTTGATGAATGTATGTATATACACACATCATCATCAACCAGTACTGGAGCACGCAAGTAACTCAGCTAGAGGACTGTTTAATACTTGCGTGAATGTAAAAATATAGAATGTTAATTAAGTTTTGAAAATTCTGCTAAAATGTTAAGCGAGTAACTCAATCTGATAAAATAAAAGAACGGTTAATCTATGTTTTTAAGGCCTGGTTGTTAAGTCCACGTAAAACACAAACAGACCTAACTCAGGAGAGGACTTAAGCTTTCCAGTTTGTTTTAACTCTAAGGCAGCTTTACTTGTGATCTGATGAAGATTCTCATCACTCGTTGTCCAAGTCAAAGAAACAGGCAGAAACAGCAAGAAGACTAAAAAAGTagaaagccaaaaaaaaaaagaataaatgatCAATTGATTTGCCAAGTGATAACAACAATGCATTGTATGTTTTAATACAGAATTGAGCTTCTCATTGCTGCTGCTCCTGCAGGGCATAACCTTACTCTACGTTTGACTTCTCGGACATGGCCAGATTTTCTAAGCAAATATAGAACAGAGATACAGTACAAGAGCTCTGTATTCTTTCAAAGATTTCGATGTAGAGATGATGCTACGGGACCAGTTTGTTGAGTCTGAAAGGCAATTCTAGCACCAGGGTGATGAAGAAACTTAACAAGGCTCTTTTGACTTTTCCAAAATGTTTCGCTCACAGACTATATAGATCAAGCAATCTGGCTATGGCTAAGATGACATCATCTTTCTTTGCTTCttcattttatttgtaaagATTCATCATCAACAGAAACCACTTGTTTAGTCTCTCTTTTTCTTGTCACCTGTGGAATAATCAGAAGGAAGAATCTGTTAAGACTTAAAGACACTAGAATCAAAgcatacacaaaaaaaaactgttgaaCAGAGAGTCATACCAACTTGTTTGGGAAACTTTGTGCATTAGTGAGCTTAGAGGGTGCAGAAGAATAATGAGACTTGTTCTTTTGTAGAATCTCAGTAAGACGCCGCTCGTTCTTCTCTTGCCTTAGTAAATATCTCAAGGAAACTGATTCTTGTTCAAGCTTTGACACTGTGATTTCTAGTACTGCTAAGCTGTCCAAAAGCTCCTGTGCCTGCAAATTTTGAAAAGGCTTTTTTTATAAGGAGATAAATAAAAGCTAAAATagctacaaaagaaaatataaacgtAGGAGAAAGTATATTGAGACCTTATCAGGAAGTTGACAAGGTGATTCCATGAAGGGAGAACTAGAGTGCTCAACAGCACTAGTTAGAGCTAAGCGTAAGTTGATCTCCTCTTGTAACTGCTGCTGCAGCTTCTTAATCTGTATCATCCCAAAACACAATCTAGAACATCAAATACAATTAAGGATGAAGACAAAAGTCTCAAAAAATGTTTCTCTTTAGTTCATGTAGCAGCTTATTGATGGTTAACAATCAAGCAGATTATTTGAGATAGTGATGGTTAACAACCCAAGCACCAGGATGATAGTGATAGACAAACTGAGTGATGGGATCTGACTAACTTACGTCTTGTTCAAGCTCACATTTGTACCAAACTCTGCTTTTTCCTTCAAATCTACCACTATTTTGATCAAGAATCTTGCTTTCCTGttgcaaatatataaaaaaaagtagatTAAAGGTATGGGACTAAACCCTCAAAAAGCCCTAGATTTACTGCATAGCCGCATACAAATCAAGAAAGCAGATTATAATGGAAGGTGCATTACATTTACATCTAGATCAGGGAAATAAAGAGAGCCATCTCCAGAGGAGTAAGATCTTCTGGAGAAAGTACCAGTCTTTTTCAAATACCTCCGGATCGAGCTTCCCCTGCCACATCAGcaaaaccgagagagagagagttatagGGAGCATTGTGAAAAAAGTAGAGGTTTAGAGAGAGTAGTACCAGTTGATGGGAATACGAAGAGTGGCATTAGCGGAGGTACGATCGATgctgggagaggaagaagaagaggtagCAGCTAACGTCTGATCGTCATGGAGGGCTTCAGATTTGAGACAAAGCATCTTTTGgtcggagaagaagaaagactaGTAAAGTTTTCCAGCTATGAGGTGGAGGTGGTTGGGCTCACACTTCACTTCCCACACCACTCTCCTTATTTTTGGCCTACCTGTCGCTTTAAGtgattttgtgacaaaaaaacaaaaaaaaaaattgaattaaatagaaaaaagctggaaaaggaaaaagaagagaatttATTCGTGTCACAGACAACACTTTGACTCGGTGCTCATTTTCATTTCTTTCACActtgtgtctctctctctctctctcttaaaatATCGCTTTCGGtttttatgatgatgatgatgatgacgaatAAACATACATTGACATAAAAGTGCAAAATATCTTTCACTTTTTGTATCGGTATCGGATTCAAAAAAACctgactgcaacaacatgtatGAGATGATGTAAGATTCCAATCGTACATATCAAATGAGTGAACCATctaaaaagtaaatttatttgACTAAACCGACTCAATCAGTTGAACCGGAGTCAAACCAGTTAATTAAAAGATGTCttcttgatcaaaaaaaaaaaattaaaagatgtcaaatgataaaaaatgaaaattaaaacaaaacagaatTCATAGGATTCAGACCGACCTACTAAAATGTGTCTTTTATTACGCCGTTCAATTGATAGAGGCCACGGCGCAATTGTAGGCATATACAacagtatgttttttttttttctgtgttatcttattaattaatttttaattaaaataggcTAATTAATTAAAGTACCTAGCAAAGTGCTTCAATGCATGATTATTACGTTGGAGCCTCTTAGATTTACttttctgagttttttttttcttcttctttctctctctctgtcttaaAAAGCCTTTTTTATCATTTGTACCTCGAATTCGATTGGGGGGGATTGAGTATTTTTTAGGGTTTGTTGTTCGATTTGAAATTGTGTATGTAAtgtgagagagaaagaaagagagagatctCGTAATGTTAAAGAGACAGACGTCCCACGCCATTCTCAACAGAATCTCACGATTCGATTCACCAACCCTAACAATGTCTGCCGCTGCCGCTGCCGCTGCCGCTTACACCGATCCCTCGCGATCGCTCCACAGTCGATCCATCGTGAACAGATTATGTGATGGAGGTGGTGGTTTCGTTCATAGGCTCAATCCCATTTCTAACGCCTTGTTTAAAGGAGGCGGAAAGCCCAATAGGTGGTTAACCTTAAGAAGCTGTTTTGATGattttcctcctcctcctcatcacaAGAAGGCTCAGGCTCGAGCTTTATctctgcatcatcatcatcgccgCCTCCTCCATGGCTCGAGGGAAGAACGTCTCGGCGGCGGAACCACCGACTTAGCGGATGGACGTGGAGTTGGTAACACGGCGAGGTTGCAAGGGAGTGATAAGATCGTTGTGGCTGTTGACATTGATGAGGGTATCTTATGTTCTTcccccttcttcttcttcttcttcgattatatgttatgtttgggagacatcaattttaaaatgcTATGTTTAGAGTAATTGAATTGTTAAATGGGTTCtcgagaacaaaaaaaagttatataagacTTTTGGAGTCAATGAGTGATGTAATCATAAGCTGAGAAGAAGtatatgaatgttttttttttggattggTAGAATCTGGAAATATGTTTACTGATTCTAATCTGCCTATGATGTGTGTTGCTGTGTTGGATAGTGGAGATTTTGTTGTCCAACTCGAGATTTAAGTATTCTCttagtttgaatttgaaatggATGATGCGAATTGTTTGCCTATATCCTCTAATCCTTTGCTTTATTTACACTCTCTTCATAATTTGCCCCTCTTTATTGAGCCAATATTTTTAAGCTATGCTTCATCTTATTGTCTTTTTATGTAAACAGTTTTGGGAAACTTTGTCTCGGCCCTTAACAAGTTCATTGCCGACCGCTATTTGTCAAACCATTCCGTCTCAGAGTACCATGTCTACGAGTTCTTCAGGGTATGTAACGAGCAGCTTCCCATCACAGATTTCTTGTCTGGATATTCCCTTAAACTTGtgtcttattctttttttttttgttgcagatATGGAATTGCTCCCGGAATGAAGGTATTATATTTGGCCTTCTTGCATTAATCAAGCGCCTACCTTATGATTACTCtcaattacttttttttgtgtgtttcagCAATTTTTGGTGCGACACCTAATCATGTTGTTATGTTGTTTAAACTGTTCCTGTCCTGCAGCTGACCTACGTGTTCATGAATTCTTTAAGACATCATATTTCAAGAAAGGGATCCATCCTCTTCCAGGTGCCCATAAGACTCTTCACAAGCTATCAAGATACTGCGAGCTCTCAGTTGTTACGTAAGTGCCATGCTCTCTGTGATCTTCTCTCTGCTGaaagcattaaaataaaaacctgTGTGTTCATATCGTTGGATAGGTCCCGGCAGAATGCGATAAAAGATCACACACTTGGGTGGATCGACATGCATTTTCCAGGACTGTTTAAACAGATTCATTTCGGGAACCATTTTGCTCTTCATGGAGAGTCTAAACCCAAGTCTGAAATCTGCAGGTGCATACAGATTCATCTCATTAAATATTTGCAGACTAAAACTTAAAACACTATCTTTTCATGTGGTTTGATGGGCTAATAATCCTAGAACTGGAACTGCAGATCATTTGGAGCAGAGATATTGATTGACGATAACCCCAGATATGCAGAGGAATGCGCTAACATAGGAATGAAAGTTCTCCTCTTTGACTATGAAAACTCATACCCTTGGTCTAAAACTGAGTCTGTGGACAGACATCCTTTGGTTACTAGAGTTCATAATTGGGAAGAAGTGGAGCAGCAGATTCTCTCATGGGTAGTAACAAAGTGTTAAAACACATTTTAATACTATTGATGTTTCAAAGTTACAATGTACTGTAAACCAAGAAAAGCTTGATGGGATGAATAAGTAGCAGACGATGGGAATTTGCTAAAAAACTGTCTCCTTTtagcattaattttttttttgttgctaaaatTAGTTTGGTATCAAATTATTCAACTAAAGTTTCGTTTgtacataatataaaacaatgTATTATTTTAAGCGTTTAGTTCCATTTTCAATGATCTCACTATATGTGTTTGGTATATCATATGAAGTTTCTTTATGAATACACGACGATGACATGAACCAATCAAATATTATTGTAAACTTATATAGCCatcgttgttgttgttctttACTTTGCTTGGTCTGAAGTGCTGAACCGTGAAGTttcctt contains these protein-coding regions:
- the LOC108839814 gene encoding rho GTPase-activating protein 7 isoform X2, coding for MLCLKSEALHDDQTLAATSSSSSPSIDRTSANATLRIPINWGSSIRRYLKKTGTFSRRSYSSGDGSLYFPDLDESKILDQNSGRFEGKSRVWYKCELEQDIKKLQQQLQEEINLRLALTSAVEHSSSPFMESPCQLPDKAQELLDSLAVLEITVSKLEQESVSLRYLLRQEKNERRLTEILQKNKSHYSSAPSKLTNAQSFPNKLVTRKRETKQVVSVDDESLQIK
- the LOC130500074 gene encoding kinesin-like protein KIN-4C; its protein translation is MKSTEPVRVAVNIRPLLTSEGCTDCITVTPDEPQVHIGSHTFTYDLVFGNGGLPFSQIYHRCVAPLVEDLFRGYNATILAYGQTASGKSYTMGTNCGADGGGIIPTVMEDVFTRVEAVKSQIRISFLEIYNEEIYDLLAASKPSRAPIRIRETNSGEITLQGVTEVQVKTKEEMSSYLARGSSTRATGITNMNIQSSRSHAIFTISVKITTAEETLCAKLRLVDLAGSERANRTGADGIRLKEGRHINSSLLALGNVIKILGGNERKKKKGVCHIPYRVSKLTRLLQDSLGGNSKTVMIACVSPAITDVEETLSTLRYANYARNIKNKAVVQKQKPSTPCFDAMVKELTPSNSDAKNKTVVQKHTPSSDYYAMVKELTP
- the LOC108840745 gene encoding kinesin-like protein KIN-4C, translated to MYDDDDVFEAISEIHYNEDVSEANHEIQYNEDVFEPISELHYNEDVFEANHEIRYDEDVFEAISELQIPSTSQPDDVSSSPPSVLEKHNTASSDDSLKKTESEQEDKCQTKPVEIIDLTDNEAEVKKKCIIDLTTDEEAEVEEKTTIDLTTAESKEKLDLELKELNKRLEEKVKELNKRLEEKEAQIPGSYKEKVHELEKEKRALQREIKGLRQKLASRSSATPYCSCSKRSSCKTIRCQCLVANHFCLPSCGCSSIRCSNRSRERRDSCS
- the LOC108839814 gene encoding rho GTPase-activating protein 7 isoform X1 yields the protein MLCLKSEALHDDQTLAATSSSSSPSIDRTSANATLRIPINWGSSIRRYLKKTGTFSRRSYSSGDGSLYFPDLDVNESKILDQNSGRFEGKSRVWYKCELEQDIKKLQQQLQEEINLRLALTSAVEHSSSPFMESPCQLPDKAQELLDSLAVLEITVSKLEQESVSLRYLLRQEKNERRLTEILQKNKSHYSSAPSKLTNAQSFPNKLVTRKRETKQVVSVDDESLQIK
- the LOC130508218 gene encoding uncharacterized protein LOC130508218; protein product: MLKRQTSHAILNRISRFDSPTLTMSAAAAAAAAYTDPSRSLHSRSIVNRLCDGGGGFVHRLNPISNALFKGGGKPNRWLTLRSCFDDFPPPPHHKKAQARALSLHHHHRRLLHGSREERLGGGTTDLADGRGVGNTARLQGSDKIVVAVDIDEVLGNFVSALNKFIADRYLSNHSVSEYHVYEFFRIWNCSRNEADLRVHEFFKTSYFKKGIHPLPGAHKTLHKLSRYCELSVVTSRQNAIKDHTLGWIDMHFPGLFKQIHFGNHFALHGESKPKSEICRSFGAEILIDDNPRYAEECANIGMKVLLFDYENSYPWSKTESVDRHPLVTRVHNWEEVEQQILSWVVTKC